The genomic interval AGGATATTAAAATGGTATTTGGCTACttaaaaaaaggacattaggaaCCAGGAAAGCAGACCATTCATGCAAATGCTAATAGACTGCTAATGATAAGATTACAAGGCACACACAatcatgttaaaaatacatactaaGATGAAGAAAAACCAGAAGATAAATTCTATTCAAAACCTATCCCTCAAATGGCCTAGGCTACAAGGCATCATTACAGATGGTCCCTTACTTATGATGGATTGACTTGTCACTTACAACTTTACTATGGTGAGAAAGTGATAAGAATTCCgtaaaaaacaaacttaaaattttgaaaaaaaatttttttgcaaagtGCTGTATATTCTGTCCCAACACTGTGCAGTGGGAATGAGTCACAGCTCCGGTGAACCATGCAATCCTGAAGGTAAACAACCAATCCACTTAGaaccattctgtttttccatttcagtaCAGTATTTAAGAAATTACATGAcacattcaacattttattataaaatagactCTGTGTTACATGATTTTGCTTAACTGCAGGCTAATACGGGTATCCTGAGCACATTTAAGGGAGGCTAGGCTAGGCTGTGTATGCTTTGTAAGCTAGATGTATTTCATGCATTTTCaattcaatatttgtttaaaatttttaaatgtttattcattttgagagagagagagagagaaagagagagagagatcgagatcGCAAAGGTGAgtcagagaggagacacacaatcccaagcaggctccaggctctgagtggtcaccATAGAGCCGGAGgtagggctcaagcccacagtgagatcatgacttgagcccatgacctgagcagaagtgcccacccaggaaccccagggatttttttttttacaagtttgtttgtttatttatttatttatttatttagagagcgagCCAGAGAGCGAGCATGCGCACTAccagtggggtagggacagagagagggcgagaaaattccaaacaggctctgtgttgttaaagcagagtctgacagggggttcgaactcaggaaacattgagatcataacctgagccaagatcaaatcTGATGTTTAACCctctgggccatccaggcacccccaactcacaatattttcaatttatgatggGTTTATAAAGTCTTAACTCTGTCATAACTCAAGGAAGATCTGTATTCCCAAATAAATGCAcaaactattttcttttgaattcgtttttattaaaacattcgtagaaaatttaccattttaaccattttttaagtaCAGTTTAATGTCATTACGCACACTCATTGTTCTATAACCAACACGATTCATCCTCCTAATTCACTTTTCACACCACAGccacaatttcctttttttcattaactTTGCTTTAGTAACATAGTTACAAAAAGTTCGCCACGATTAGATTCAGAAGCTGGGATGATAAAGTAAACCAATGGAAGTTTATCCTTCAAGGGATATCCAAATCATAGGTTTCTTTTAATGGAATTTCAAAGCTAAAGACTTCACTTCATCGCCCCCATCCCCGCCTTTGTAGGCATCAGTAACCAAGCGGTAACCATAGCAGCATCCACGATTTCTCCAAAAATGCAGTAAGTCCCTAAACGCCAGCAGTCTGGAGCCAGCGTGATCTCCGGCAGCTTCCTTTCCTACCGCGCAAGGGGAGTAGCGCAGGGATCGGGCTCTTCATCCAGGACCCGCAGCCAAGAGGGCAAGAAAAGCGTGAGAAATAAAGCCGGTCTTAGCACTCCCTCCTTTTGCGCCCCTCCTGTACCCTTCTCTTcagcataaaataaaaccactcgttttgtttctttaaacccCTATTCCGACATTCCCATGTGCGTTCGCGCATTTTATTGACGCAAAACTCCCATTCTCGCGAGAACTTGGGATCGAGAGCCGAATTGAGCGGACAAATCCCAAAATCTCTGTTGGCTCTGGAGCTAGAGAGGCGGTTGAGAGGCTTGGaactagggggaggggaggggcgaagTGCTTCGAAGGGGCGGGGCTTAGCCTTAGAGAGGGGAGGGAcgagggaggagtggggaggtgaGAGaaggccgggggcggggccgcggggccGGAGACCTGTTGATCGCAGGTAGCGCTGGCTGGCCGGGGATCCCTCGGGACTGGGGCGACTGCGCATGCTCACTGGCCGTGGTGGGCCAGTAGCCGAGCGGCGGTGACGAACGGGCTTCTCCGTTGCGGAGGTTGCGGTTGGTGCGATGGCGATGTGAGGGGGCCCGGGGCGGGATGGTGCTGACCCGGGTAGGGCCGTCTTTTTCCTGCAGGACAACAAGCTCCTCGGTCCGACAGGCGGTGGAGGAGGCCAAGCCCGACGAAAGGTAAGCCTCTGTCTTCTTCGTCTCTCGGGTTCCCTATACCCgggacccctccctccctctttcccacgGCCCGGCAGGAAGCGGCCTCCTTCTCCTTGTCCCCGCTCGCCCGCTCCGGCCCCTCACCCGGCTGCTCCGGGTCGGAGCCCAGCTCCGGGCCCGCTGAAGGTCGGTGGGGACGGCTGTGCAGAGTGCCCTCCGGGTGGCGAGGAGCCACGGCGCTCACCGggtgctccctgcctcccctgcggCACGTCCTTCGGCCGTCTCTTCCTGAACCTCACTCCTCCGGTTCCCAGACCTCGCCTGCCCTGAGCCGTCTGCTCCATCCTCGCCGCTCTGTCCTCCTTTTACCCCCCCTTTCGTAGTTATGCTTTTTCATCCCCTCCTCCCACGTGCCCTTTTGGCTCGGCTGGTCTCTGCGTTGAGGCAGTGTCTCCTTTTGCTCCCCTCGATTTCTTCTAACTGTGCATCCCTAGTCTGGCTCTTCTTCCCGACTCTCCTTACCCTCACCGACCAAGTTTGCCTCTATAATTTCTTCCTtgtctctcttctcatttttctcccGTCGGCACTTCATCTTCGTTCTCTTTTGTGAGTTTCTGATTGTGTTTGCTTTAACGTCGTTTTGCGCTGGAGTTCATTCCAGTGCCCCACCTTACCTTGGCAGGCCCTCACTCCCTTAATGTTTAGCTCTCTTTTGGTACCCTGTTTCATCGCTTTCCGTCTGATGGTTCTCGTCCTCCCGTCGTTTTCCttgattcctttatttctgttatcTAAtcttgggtgttctctctctctctctctcaaactgcTTTTGGtgttttgaggttttgttttgttgtttttgttttttgcttttgcatcGATAGAGCCTCTTCAGTCTGTTGTACTTTTCGTTATCTCTGAAGAgttctctctcctgttttttaCCTAAGTTAGGTATGCACTCAGTAATCTTAATTCAGCtttcaatttaataaaatctcttcatttttttcttccttccctgagaATATCATCAAAAGAGTGACAGTAGCAATAAACTTCTTAGTTTACTGATTGGACCTTTAATTTCTAAGAATTATATTTATATGCCAGAAGAAGTAAGTTGAATATAGACTTGATGAAAGTATAAAGGGTTAAGATTTGTTAAAGGCTTATCTACAAACATAAGgttaaaatttggaaattttgttGCCCTTCAGTAAATACAGTTTTCCAAGAGCTGACCTTAAATgaaatttaacacattttattttagagaattcGTTATTAAtttgatgttttatatatttacttttgcaACTGATTGCATCATCTCCTTGAGGGTCTCTGTTCTCTtaataaatgcatataattttagtaatttattaCTAGGTGTAGTGTGCCTACTGAATGAAAAATATGTGAGAATAgaagtattaaatttttaaattgggcaAAAGACCTTTCTAACCAGTGTTGGAGCCCCccttttcatttacataaaaccaCTGTGTTTAAATAATGgtgtagtattttattttgaaggtatCTGCTGAAGCAGTTACTTTCAGTGAAGTTTGCCTTTATTCTAGGGTTGAAGATCAACTGGATTATGTATTTCGTTCTGGAATCTCAAAGCAGTCCACAAACAGTAAATTCTTCCTTACATTGTCTATGTCAGGTAGgaattaattttttctgtttctgttgtaCAGAGGGGAGACACCAAggcaaaaaaaatgtttcctattcAAAATGATACTGGAGATAAAAGTGGAGGGAAATACAATTTAGGATCCAGTGTCATTAAGCCACACCTCTTTTGGAAGAACCAGCAATTATTGTGTGTGGTAAGAGGTGATGAACACCTCaacttttaagactttttaaaaatgatttttccaatGCAAATAGAGATAACTGCTGCTTCTGAAGGAAGCTTTCCACCTGTCAAAggcagatgtttttatttttaggtaataatttatttaaaaagttgatgcCTACAAATTCTTGtcgggtttgttttgttttgtttgtgtgttgaTTCCGTgctcttagaaattaaaataaaaatttatggtgGACAGCAGGCACCGGACTTGAAGTCAGAAGAGCTAAACTAGGGGCATTTCGTGGCTCATTTGTTAGCTtttgactttggcccagatcatgatctcacagttcatgagtacgAGCCCcacgacagctcagaacctggagcctgcttcagattctgtgtctccctttctctctctgcccaccccccacttgtgctttctctgtttctttctgtctctgtctctctgtctctctcaaacgtAAACATTAAGAAGATCTAAACTATTATGATGACTCATGACATTAATTTGTAGAAGCCACTTAACCTCTATATCTAGGTGTCTCTACCTGTAGTAAGTGGGTAATAAGTGATGTTTCAATAGCAAAGAAAGCCTTATTTAAAGATGCTTAGGACCGCCTCAGACAAAAATTGCTATATAATACtttatttccatctcttttaGACTATATAAGATTATAATTGAATGCTTAAATTCCAGATCAACTggaatttagattttttaatttaattttagacttCTGTGAAATTTCTAGTAGAGTGCTGGTACACTATATACTGGCTTATATTAATGTTCATATACATTGAAACAGATGCCGTCACATTCGATATATAGAATTAAAATGCCCTTTGTCAGGATTTGACACTGACAGAAGATGTAGGAGTTATTCATATATCTTTTGTTATCTACATAATTTTCCATtgtcttacattttaatttttttttgtagaaattgacctTGACAGTGAGAGCTGTTTAGGAATTAGAAAGGGCACAAATTTCCTTCACTTTGATTCTAGGTATTGAGGAAAAACTGATTAAAAGTGAGTTTTGtgatatgtacatatgtgtatttcAGTGAATGGCTATAGATGGGTGCACATAGATTTGAAATGAAgaatgtgggttttttaaaaaatttttaacgtctATTgttaagagagacacagacaccacacacacagagcatgagtgggggaggtgtggagagagagagagagagagagagagagagagagagagagagaatccaaacaggctccaggctctgagctgtcagcacagagcccgacgtggggctcaaactcacaaactgcgagatcatgactccagctaaagttggatgtttaaccaaccgagccacccaggtgctccaaggaatgtgtttttttatttttgttttccttgagttGTTTGTCAGGAAGAAACTCTAGAAATGAATAATAAGCAGGAAGgtgatacaaaaaataaaagcttaatgaACTCAatgattttttagaaaagttaCAAAGCACATGTTCTTAGTCAGGTCTAGATTTTTCAGAAGGAATAGAGTAAAACAGCACCATAGTGGgtttcaccattttatttttaaagataagcatttttttaacatgtacatACTTAGTTATCAATGCTGTgctgaatttaataaaaattagccTTTTTTTCTTAACTGGAATATAGAGGTGACCAGCATATTATGCCAAGTTATACCAGGTCTCTCCTACTTGAATAATCCCGTCGTATTTTGATGAAATAATCCTTATGAACTATTTCTTAACCAAAACAATATTCTGAGAAAATATAGCATATTTCCTTTTATGTGATTAAGTCTCTTTACACTATCCATAATACAGaaagtatttctaaattatattacCAGTATAGAAGTGTATAATTGATAGTATTTGGGAACCTTTCTGTTAAGTTGTATGAAGTGTCCTTTTGCTACAGTTCTTAATATAATCAGAAATAGAAGGATTCCTTCACTGAAATCCCCTTGAAGTTGTCTTATAGGATGCAGCTGCTTCATTCAAGATTGTTTTTAGATCAGTGGTATCTCTGACATCTGCTCCTTGCTGTCTTCCAGTTGCCCATAAGTCATGGCCGGCAACAGGAAGTACTGCTCGCTGTAAATGTCTAAACGGCATTGTCAGGGCTTAGTGACAGTCACAGTTGCAGACCTTAGAGGCCTATGTTTCGTGTGCCATCACCTTTGTCTTCTGGAATCGAGGACTCTAGATTTTAAAACCACCCTCATTCTTTCTCAGGGTTActgaaaatttattcttttcctccgGAGGGATAAGTAGAGTATAGGCTGTCACTAGTCCCATTCTATAAcattaataacttttatttcaaagtataatACTTATATAATATAATGCTTGCCAAGGGCCCGAGCTTTGTAAAGGAGTTCTGAAATAGTCCTCCAAccagaggaaacaaagaaatgtctTTAAGGGgtgaaatcagaagaaaaaatttttgacgcttaactaactgagccaccaggtgccccccaaaatttttttttaaaagaatatttttttcaaagagaaaattataattctttttgttcTGGTTCTGAGCTTTGTCATCTGTTGAGATAACCAATAAggtgaaatattttaagtgatgCTGGGCAGCTCCTTGAACTATGTGGTAGATAATGGCTGTggttctttctgaatttttcttcatgttaaaaGAGGTAACTAGTTTTTGGTCATTTGAgctattcttgttttttaaaagtaaataataaccTGCTACATTCAAAGAAATTCTGTATTATGTTACTGGCAGGTTTGTTTTATGGCGTTGATGTGTTCCTGAAAAGTTTATATGAGCTGGTTTTAATAAATTAAACCTATTTTCTCATTGTTGATATAATGTCAGAGGTGGCTTACGTTAAGTGTCCCATAATGAGCAATAAaagttatttctgtttctttacttcATTCTCAGCAAATCTACTATGGGAATACTCTCAGGAGTTATCaacattctttttatgtttaaaaatttttttctatagattTTCTATCACATTAATACAGTTATCCAAagtgaacaatttttttaatgtttatttacttattttgtatgAGAGAGatgtgtgtgagctgggggaggagcagagagagagggaaagagaatcccaagcaggttctgcactatgagcaccgagcctgacatggggctcagtctcacaaatggtgagatcatgacctgagctgaaatttagagtcagacacttaacctactaaaccacccaggcacctccaaagtgaacaatgttttgttttgagaatgcTTACTTTTTAATCTAAGTGCCAGTTCTAAGATTAGTAGtcatgtatttctcttttattagCTAACAACTGTTTCAAAACCAAATTATAAAGGAACTATAAGATAACAGTATCTTTACAacttcaaattttgtgtttttaggtGTGGGATATGAGATATTTGAAGATTTCATAATTAGAGAAAAATGCTAATTACTTGGAAAATTAAATCTGGTTAACAAGGGTAGTTTTTTTCATTAATACTGCattctgatttcaatttttatattagtGAGGGTATCTCATGGCTTGATGATCATTCGGTCTATTTTCTATAACAATTCAGGTGTGGACTTTACAATTATGTAAGTTTAAATTTAGTCCATGTAGTTTGGCACGTTTGAAGGTTTTGTCATTTTCCCATTATTTCTTAACTATAATCTTGGATAAGTTATATACACTTTTGCTTTTTAGTTCCCTTACCTATAAAGTGAAGTAATGATAgctcttttcagatttttatgagaattaaatgaaatcacataAAGTTCctggtataataataataataggtacTTCAAAAAGTTCTGAATCTTtatatttggtttcattttggtAGTGCTATTTGGTTTATATTTGATATCAATAGAGAAACATATATCTATTTCAAATATACTTTGTCTATCAAGCTGTTCTCATTTTCCATTTGGAAGGTCTCTTCTCATCTCTAAAAGAGAAGAATTTAgtactcttttttcttcttaaatatttctataatttgggCGGTATAGCATATGGCTGGCTCTCAGGAATTCATTGTGATGAGTAAGCAGTAGCAGCAAAACTTTGTAGACCAGTGATCTTCCTTAATTTATATGTCACGTCTACTGTATTTATTCTGATAAGCTCATCTTCGTTGTGAATCAGTGTTTGAAACGAGAGATGTTACTAATGAAAGTGTGTTGTGCATGCGAATAATTGTGAAGgcaaaaagagaattaaaatccATCTGAATGGTGTGATCTTCAGAGTCAGGCAAGTGACAGGTGGCTTGGCCATTTTAGAGCAGGATATAATACAGTGACTTAGCATGTTTAGTCCCTGCAAGAGGGAGCTTACAAAGCTGGGTAGGGTGTCAGGGCCTCAGCCAAGCAGAAAGGGAACTCAATGTAAATCAAGCAATAAGAACATATTCAGATGCTTAAATAATTAGATTGATATTTAGACTGAACAAACCAGTACAGATTTAACCAATGTAGATGGCCGGAATTATACCAGATGGCAGAGTTAGAGATGCAAGACTAATCCAGACATCTTCTGCTTGGTTGTTCAGTTTGCTGTTTTATGGTCTGACTTGGTCAGGATTAGCTCAAAAACTGTAGGGCGCTGAGCCTATGTGGATTAGGGTTCTACCATGTTCTAGGTGAGTGGGATTTAGAAAAGGTGGAAGCTCATCACACTCCCACACCCATGATACACATCTTCATACTCTTATCAGTTTGCTGTAGCACTTGGCT from Suricata suricatta isolate VVHF042 chromosome 7, meerkat_22Aug2017_6uvM2_HiC, whole genome shotgun sequence carries:
- the LOC115295252 gene encoding collagen alpha-1(I) chain-like, whose translation is MEQTAQGRRGLGTGGVRFRKRRPKDVPQGRQGAPGERRGSSPPGGHSAQPSPPTFSGPGAGLRPGAAGEPERRRRQRLTFRRAWPPPPPVGPRSLLSCRKKTALPGSAPSRPGPPHIAIAPTATSATEKPVRHRRSATGPPRPVSMRSRPSPEGSPASQRYLRSTEPDPCATPLAR